In the Sulfurovum sp. UBA12169 genome, CTTGAGGCGATCAAAAAGTATGAAGGCTCAACCGCAAGGGTGATCAAGTCGGCGCTGAGAAATATCGATAAAGACAGAGAACATATCGAAGATGTCATTATGGAAAATATCCTTAATGAAAGCAGCCAAATTGACAAGTTTGGAAGTTTTGTGCTGGTGATTGCAGCCGTTGCACCGTTGTTGGGTCTGCTTGGCACAGTGACGGGTATGATTGAAACATTTGATGTTATTACGGAGTTCGGTACGGGTGATCCAAAACTTCTTTCGGGAGGAATCTCCGCTGCGTTGGTGACGACTATGCAGGGTCTGATCGTAGCAATCCCGCTGCTTTTACTTGGAAACCTGCTCTCAGGATGGGCACAGAATATCAAAAATTCAATGGAGCAGAATGCCCTGCATATTGTAAACCTTTATGAGAAACATAGGGGTTGATATGCTCTCTCTACTTGAATTTATCAGCAGATTTGTTGAGCTTATGAATGCCGGAGGATCAGTAATGTGGGTCCTTTTTGTGCTGAACCTGTTTCTTTGGTATGGGCTTGGATACCGGTATTTGCTGCTCCAGAGAGGAACACAAGGAAATGTCCGCCGTTTGATAGACAAGCATTTATCCAGAGGCGAAAACCAATCTATGCGCGGCGTGCTCGATTATGCTATTGCTGATGCATTGAGCGCTGCCAACGAAGCAAAAGCTATCGGTGCAGATATACGAAAACATATCGACGGTGCTTTGCTTCCATACTATTCTGAAGTGAATACCTACAGAATTTTAACCAAGACGATTGTCGTACTTGCGCCACTGGTCGGACTTCTCGGAACCGTTATAGGGATGATAGAAACGTTCGATGCGC is a window encoding:
- a CDS encoding flagellar motor protein MotA produces the protein MRNIGVDMLSLLEFISRFVELMNAGGSVMWVLFVLNLFLWYGLGYRYLLLQRGTQGNVRRLIDKHLSRGENQSMRGVLDYAIADALSAANEAKAIGADIRKHIDGALLPYYSEVNTYRILTKTIVVLAPLVGLLGTVIGMIETFDALQNSSMFSQGTSISGGISKALFTTELGLVVAVPGLIIGRIFDRKAERFELEFEQITDIIATKDAA